One Thauera sp. K11 DNA window includes the following coding sequences:
- a CDS encoding glycosyltransferase family 4 protein: MMPEKNRITACFITGSAGDWGGASRVIYTLLRRLPRERIDPLVLLPGDGPVAGELEASGIRFRLWGALTELELPSPWRYVSALVRAMAFFRRHRVRVVHVNHSGFWRAAEILAARLLGIPVIAHYHVVNARPAPGMAWCAKAVAVSDYVARMSGPAGLEKCVVYNPVDPGRFAAGRSLRPDLGIPDACPVAGFAGQIRDIKGVQDFIRMARMIDAPDAVFLIAGECRDPAKFPGSYTEPQLREMIGGDTRIRYLGYVERIEDVYATSDVMVVPSRWQEPLGLIAIEAGLMGRAVVATRVGGIPEVIVDGQTGCLFEVGEIGEMAACVAALLRDAGERARLGGSAQERVTRLFVDGPVREFEALLFDSARRA, from the coding sequence ATGATGCCTGAAAAGAACCGCATCACCGCGTGCTTTATTACCGGCAGCGCAGGCGATTGGGGCGGCGCCAGCCGCGTGATCTATACGCTGCTGCGCCGCCTTCCGCGCGAACGCATCGATCCGCTGGTGCTCCTGCCGGGAGACGGTCCCGTCGCCGGCGAACTGGAGGCCAGCGGCATCCGTTTCCGGCTGTGGGGGGCATTGACGGAGCTGGAGCTGCCCTCGCCATGGCGCTACGTTTCCGCCCTCGTCCGCGCGATGGCCTTTTTCCGGCGTCACCGGGTGCGCGTGGTGCACGTCAATCATTCCGGTTTCTGGCGTGCGGCGGAAATTCTCGCCGCACGCCTGCTCGGGATTCCGGTCATCGCTCACTACCACGTCGTCAACGCCCGGCCCGCACCCGGCATGGCATGGTGTGCGAAGGCAGTCGCCGTGTCCGACTACGTGGCGCGGATGTCCGGCCCCGCCGGGCTGGAGAAGTGCGTCGTCTACAACCCGGTGGACCCCGGGCGCTTTGCGGCCGGCCGGTCGCTGCGTCCGGATCTGGGGATTCCGGACGCGTGCCCGGTCGCCGGTTTTGCGGGTCAGATCCGTGACATCAAGGGCGTGCAGGATTTCATCCGGATGGCCCGGATGATCGACGCCCCGGATGCGGTCTTCCTGATCGCGGGAGAATGCCGCGATCCGGCGAAGTTCCCCGGCTCCTACACCGAACCCCAACTGCGCGAGATGATCGGCGGCGACACGCGCATCCGCTACCTGGGCTACGTGGAGCGGATCGAGGACGTCTATGCGACGTCCGACGTGATGGTGGTGCCGTCGCGCTGGCAGGAACCGCTCGGGCTCATCGCGATAGAAGCCGGCCTGATGGGGCGGGCGGTCGTGGCCACCCGGGTCGGAGGTATTCCGGAAGTCATCGTGGACGGCCAGACCGGCTGTCTTTTCGAGGTCGGCGAGATCGGGGAAATGGCGGCATGCGTCGCTGCACTGCTGCGCGATGCCGGCGAGCGCGCCCGCCTTGGCGGGTCGGCGCAGGAACGGGTGACGCGGCTTTTCGTCGATGGCCCGGTGCGGGAGTTCGAGGCACTGCTGTTCGACAGCGCGCGCCGCGCATGA
- a CDS encoding glycosyltransferase family 4 protein produces MRFFSGIIGSSPSTEWIFRRMTSTQTARRIRIAYFLGTHEDWGGASRATLNFVRTIDRTRFEPIVVLTQEGKLSATLRDEHIETLVWGIHDSRPNLPAYALDVLRAWRMLKAHEISLIHLNYGAIGWKPAEILAARFAGIPVINHFHTGVRTPSSFLRHTAAAIGVSRYVTDGLESWGVPKHVVHNVSDLGRFSHGRDIRAEFGLDRSHVVIMLAGQMIRAKGIELFIEAARRVRGEHVRFLLAGPIRDTKGAYTEAEVHSLCGADPRVRYIGYRSDAENLYATADVMVMPSQWEEPCAMILFESAAAGKPVIASATGGTPEILQHDRTGYLFERTDLDALVNHMQHLVDDEQERRRLGNEARELALSTFSKAPIEKMQSLYAALCHV; encoded by the coding sequence ATGCGGTTCTTTTCAGGCATCATCGGTTCATCTCCATCAACCGAGTGGATCTTTCGGCGTATGACATCGACACAGACGGCGCGCAGGATACGAATCGCCTACTTCCTTGGCACCCATGAGGATTGGGGCGGGGCCAGCCGCGCCACGCTGAATTTCGTCCGCACCATCGACCGCACCCGTTTCGAGCCGATCGTCGTCCTGACGCAGGAAGGCAAGCTGTCCGCGACGCTGCGCGACGAGCACATCGAGACGCTCGTCTGGGGCATTCACGACAGCCGCCCCAACCTGCCGGCATACGCACTGGATGTCCTGCGTGCCTGGCGGATGCTCAAGGCGCACGAAATCTCCCTGATCCACCTGAACTACGGGGCAATCGGCTGGAAGCCCGCCGAGATCCTGGCTGCCCGTTTCGCGGGGATTCCCGTCATCAACCACTTCCATACCGGCGTACGCACCCCCTCGTCCTTTCTCCGCCATACCGCGGCGGCCATAGGGGTGTCGCGCTACGTCACCGACGGGCTGGAATCGTGGGGCGTGCCCAAGCACGTGGTACACAACGTTTCCGACCTGGGCCGCTTCAGCCACGGCCGGGATATCCGCGCCGAATTCGGCCTGGACCGGAGCCACGTCGTCATCATGCTTGCGGGCCAGATGATCCGTGCAAAGGGCATCGAGCTTTTCATCGAGGCGGCACGGCGCGTGCGCGGCGAACATGTCCGCTTCCTTCTGGCAGGACCGATCCGCGACACCAAGGGCGCCTACACCGAAGCGGAGGTCCACTCGCTGTGCGGGGCGGATCCGCGCGTCCGCTACATCGGCTACCGCTCCGATGCGGAAAATCTCTACGCCACGGCAGACGTCATGGTGATGCCGTCGCAATGGGAAGAACCGTGCGCGATGATCCTGTTCGAAAGCGCCGCGGCCGGCAAACCGGTGATCGCGTCGGCGACCGGCGGTACGCCCGAGATCCTGCAGCACGACCGGACCGGCTATCTCTTCGAGCGCACCGACCTCGATGCCTTGGTCAATCACATGCAACACCTGGTGGACGACGAGCAGGAACGCCGGCGTCTCGGCAACGAAGCCCGGGAGCTTGCACTGTCGACGTTCTCGAAAGCGCCGATCGAAAAGATGCAGTCGCTCTACGCGGCTCTCTGCCACGTCTGA
- a CDS encoding tetratricopeptide repeat protein: protein MRKEFRAFHLGLLLAAAASAAQAQHNPAGTAAEQAALPAFCQVKLRDENRSLEAQRYIAQFGFDNWLHLHHYCYGQNFLSRAAKAADAKDRSSQRRLATKEYEYVLRGVRPDFWMRPQLYVELGRIYQQLGDAARATGLFNDAIRVSPGYQAAYLALVAQLRQSGSGREALAVATEGLRNLPDSEALKKAYKELGGTEPFPSPVAGKSAPRRRRQRQLRRNRRSRRRSRRPHPGTPRRTRGRTRRPTRMAKPRKGTPAAASAASARRRTSRTAGASRLKNRRSGDGQPSVPIEPQTWQRAA, encoded by the coding sequence GTGAGAAAGGAATTTCGGGCTTTCCATCTGGGGCTGCTCCTGGCCGCCGCGGCATCCGCGGCCCAGGCGCAGCACAATCCGGCCGGTACCGCGGCGGAGCAGGCCGCGCTGCCGGCCTTTTGCCAGGTGAAGCTGAGGGACGAGAACCGGAGTCTGGAGGCGCAGCGATATATCGCACAGTTCGGTTTCGACAACTGGCTGCATCTCCACCACTACTGCTACGGGCAGAACTTTCTCAGCCGGGCTGCCAAAGCGGCCGATGCGAAGGATCGATCGTCCCAGCGCCGCCTGGCGACGAAGGAGTATGAGTACGTCCTGCGGGGCGTCCGTCCGGACTTCTGGATGCGCCCGCAACTGTACGTGGAGCTGGGCCGCATCTACCAGCAACTGGGCGACGCCGCGCGGGCAACGGGATTGTTCAACGATGCGATTCGCGTCAGCCCGGGCTATCAGGCGGCATACCTGGCGCTCGTCGCCCAGCTTCGCCAGAGCGGCTCGGGCCGGGAAGCGCTTGCCGTGGCGACGGAGGGCTTGCGCAACCTGCCCGATTCCGAGGCGTTGAAGAAGGCGTACAAGGAACTCGGCGGCACGGAGCCGTTCCCCTCGCCGGTGGCGGGCAAGTCCGCCCCGCGAAGGAGGAGGCAGCGGCAGCTCCGCAGGAACCGGCGGTCACGCCGCAGGAGTCGGCGGCCGCACCCCGGGACGCCGCGACGGACGAGGGGGCGGACCCGGCGCCCAACGCGAATGGCGAAACCGCGGAAGGGGACGCCGGCGGCCGCAAGTGCCGCTTCTGCCCGCCGGAGGACATCCAGGACCGCTGGCGCAAGTCGTTTGAAGAACCGGCGCAGCGGTGACGGGCAGCCTTCCGTGCCGATCGAGCCTCAGACGTGGCAGAGAGCCGCGTAG
- a CDS encoding glycosyltransferase family 4 protein produces MQNRYLVLTELFLPTKGGTAVWFDEVYRRLGGKEIHIVTADVPGAAEYDRDHPNTVHRLSLKRVPWLKPESLLMYLRFVLASLRLALTHRFDAIHAGRALPEGLVAWLVARLTFRPVVIYAHGEELTGWGRGNKYKAMCFALRHADKVIANSDFTRDTLVGMGVEPERIVMIHPGVDVERFRPGLPFQDLRDGLRLQPGAKLILSVGRLSRRKGFDTMIDCMPALLEAGLDVHYAVIGIGEDKDYLSRLVAERGLEGRVHLLGHVAMEDLPRWYNACDLFVLANRDIDGDTEGFGIVYVEAAACGKASVAGKAGGTGSAVLDGVTGFRVDAEARGELNNVLLMLLEDEQLCERLGTSGLQRARTALSWQAIAQRTSRLAPDQPMKPRPSP; encoded by the coding sequence ATGCAGAATCGATACCTGGTCCTCACCGAGCTTTTCCTGCCCACCAAGGGGGGCACCGCCGTCTGGTTCGACGAGGTCTATCGCCGGCTCGGGGGCAAGGAGATCCACATCGTCACCGCCGACGTGCCCGGCGCCGCCGAGTATGACCGCGATCACCCCAACACCGTCCACCGCCTTTCGCTGAAGCGCGTGCCCTGGCTCAAGCCGGAGTCGCTGCTGATGTACCTGAGGTTCGTGCTGGCGTCCCTGCGGCTGGCGCTCACGCATCGCTTCGATGCGATCCACGCCGGCCGCGCGCTGCCCGAAGGGCTGGTGGCCTGGCTGGTGGCGCGCCTCACGTTCCGGCCGGTCGTGATCTACGCCCACGGCGAGGAATTGACCGGGTGGGGGCGGGGAAACAAATACAAGGCGATGTGCTTTGCGCTGCGCCACGCCGACAAGGTCATCGCCAACAGCGATTTCACCCGCGACACGCTGGTGGGCATGGGGGTGGAGCCGGAGCGCATCGTCATGATCCATCCCGGCGTCGACGTCGAGCGCTTCCGTCCGGGCCTGCCTTTCCAGGACCTGCGCGACGGCCTGCGCCTGCAGCCCGGCGCAAAGCTGATCCTGTCGGTCGGGCGGCTGAGCCGGCGCAAGGGCTTCGATACGATGATCGACTGCATGCCGGCGCTGCTCGAAGCCGGACTCGACGTCCACTACGCGGTGATCGGCATCGGCGAGGACAAGGATTACCTTTCCCGGCTGGTTGCCGAGCGCGGCCTGGAAGGACGCGTGCACCTGCTGGGCCACGTCGCGATGGAAGACCTGCCGCGCTGGTACAACGCGTGCGACCTCTTCGTCCTGGCCAATCGCGACATCGACGGCGATACGGAAGGGTTCGGAATCGTCTACGTCGAGGCTGCCGCCTGCGGCAAGGCGTCCGTCGCGGGCAAGGCCGGGGGGACCGGCTCGGCCGTGCTCGATGGCGTGACCGGCTTTCGCGTCGATGCCGAGGCGCGAGGCGAACTCAACAACGTGCTGCTCATGCTGCTGGAAGATGAGCAACTGTGCGAACGCCTGGGCACGTCCGGCCTGCAGCGGGCGCGTACGGCACTGAGCTGGCAGGCGATCGCCCAGCGGACGAGCCGGCTCGCCCCCGACCAACCGATGAAACCGAGGCCATCGCCGTGA
- a CDS encoding asparagine synthetase B family protein, whose product MNTRRILGGWINFGGDEVPAEALDAMLAAEGLTRGDVAVESSGTAVVAAGRAGASIAQDAESGCIAAVLGRPRWTNPEAADVAALRGDAAAAIAHYRRHGHGLLADLHGSFALVIADPRSRKLTLAVDRSGAERLCFARVGPLLVFSTSARSVARHPAIAAPVNRQALFEYLYCHMVPSPDTAFAGVEKLLPAECLELEGTSAARRHYWHLAYDTGGADDDEASKRRFIELVQQAVARQNDVRPTGAFLSGGTDSSTVSGMLGRIAGKPADTFSIGFDAQGFDELEYARITSKHFGTRAHEYYVTPDDVAEAIPLIAAAYDEPFGNASAAPTYFCAKLARENGIEVVLAGDGGDEFFGGNARYAKQGVFEHYHGLPSALRRVVEPLILNFPLGASLWPVRKAQSYVRQARIPLPDRLETYNFLHRDPLQEIFEADFLAGIDPDRPLALMREAYFRCASPEPVERMMHLDHKFTLADNDLRKVSRMCEAAGVEVRFPFLDDDLVAFSGTLRTDRKVSNGRLRVLFKDALRGFLPDETIAKSKHGFGLPFGVWLDSHGPLQALANDALASLAQRGIIRPAYLERLREAHASGHASYYGVMIWVLVQMELWLRHNA is encoded by the coding sequence ATGAATACACGACGAATACTTGGCGGTTGGATCAATTTCGGCGGCGATGAAGTACCGGCCGAAGCGCTGGATGCCATGCTGGCAGCCGAGGGACTGACACGCGGCGACGTGGCCGTGGAATCGTCCGGGACCGCGGTGGTCGCCGCCGGAAGGGCGGGCGCATCGATCGCGCAGGATGCCGAATCCGGCTGCATCGCGGCGGTGCTGGGACGCCCCCGGTGGACGAACCCCGAAGCGGCCGACGTCGCGGCATTGCGCGGAGACGCCGCGGCGGCGATCGCGCACTACCGCCGCCACGGCCACGGACTGCTCGCCGACCTGCACGGCAGCTTCGCGCTGGTGATCGCCGATCCCCGCAGCCGCAAGCTGACGCTGGCGGTGGATCGCAGCGGCGCGGAGCGGCTCTGCTTTGCGCGGGTGGGGCCGCTGCTGGTGTTCTCGACGAGCGCCCGCTCGGTCGCCCGGCACCCGGCCATCGCCGCGCCGGTCAACCGGCAGGCGCTGTTCGAGTACCTCTACTGCCACATGGTGCCCAGCCCGGACACGGCGTTCGCCGGCGTGGAGAAGCTGCTGCCGGCGGAGTGCCTCGAACTCGAAGGAACGTCCGCCGCCCGCCGCCACTACTGGCATCTTGCCTACGACACCGGCGGCGCCGACGACGACGAAGCAAGCAAGCGCCGCTTCATCGAGCTGGTGCAGCAGGCGGTGGCCCGCCAGAACGACGTTCGCCCGACCGGCGCCTTCCTTTCCGGCGGCACCGACAGTTCGACGGTGAGCGGCATGCTCGGCCGGATCGCCGGCAAGCCGGCCGACACCTTCTCGATCGGTTTCGACGCCCAGGGGTTCGACGAACTCGAATACGCCCGCATCACCTCGAAGCACTTCGGCACCCGGGCCCACGAGTACTACGTCACCCCCGACGACGTGGCGGAGGCGATCCCGCTGATCGCGGCCGCCTACGACGAACCGTTCGGCAACGCGTCGGCGGCGCCCACCTATTTCTGCGCGAAGCTCGCCAGGGAAAACGGCATCGAAGTGGTGCTGGCCGGCGACGGCGGCGACGAGTTCTTCGGCGGCAACGCGCGCTACGCCAAGCAGGGCGTGTTCGAGCACTACCATGGCCTGCCCTCCGCGCTGCGCCGCGTCGTCGAACCGCTGATCCTGAACTTTCCGCTCGGCGCCTCCCTGTGGCCGGTGCGCAAGGCGCAGAGCTACGTGCGCCAGGCCCGCATTCCGCTGCCGGACCGGCTGGAGACCTACAACTTCCTGCACCGGGACCCGCTGCAGGAAATCTTCGAAGCGGACTTCCTCGCCGGCATCGACCCCGACCGCCCCCTGGCGCTGATGCGCGAAGCCTATTTCCGCTGCGCCTCGCCGGAGCCGGTGGAGCGCATGATGCATCTCGACCACAAGTTCACGCTGGCCGACAACGATCTGCGCAAGGTCAGCCGCATGTGCGAAGCGGCGGGCGTCGAAGTGCGCTTCCCGTTCCTCGACGACGATCTGGTCGCGTTCTCCGGCACGCTCCGGACGGATCGGAAGGTGAGCAACGGCAGGCTGCGCGTTCTCTTCAAGGACGCGCTGCGCGGCTTCCTCCCCGACGAGACGATCGCCAAGTCCAAGCACGGCTTCGGCCTGCCCTTCGGTGTCTGGCTCGACAGCCACGGACCGCTGCAGGCCCTGGCGAACGACGCGCTCGCCAGCCTGGCGCAACGCGGCATCATCCGCCCCGCCTATCTGGAAAGGCTGCGGGAGGCGCACGCCTCCGGCCACGCCAGCTACTACGGCGTGATGATCTGGGTGCTGGTGCAGATGGAGCTTTGGCTACGGCACAACGCCTGA
- a CDS encoding putative O-glycosylation ligase, exosortase A system-associated, with protein MRDIIVTLAVFGSLPFILRRPWIGILMWSWLGYMNPHRLAWGFSTSMPFALIVALTTFGALLMSREKKEILWTRETKLLLLFTGWMFVTTAFSMYPWMAWTQWDKVWRIMLMTFVTMLAIREREHVHWLVVVIVASLAFYGVKGGIFVLTGGSAHNVRGPDGSFIADRNSVGLALLMTIPLIWYVRLQAKRVWERQILMAAGALTLIAIIGTHSRGALLGLGVVGLFFIMKARNRFGILVAVIPLILVLMFVMPQEWFDRMHTIETYEDDASARGRLYAWGNAIELANMSIFGGGFRAVTGYGGTDSHSNWFGVLGEQGWIGLVMFVLLHLFTWRTASRVIREVRPYKELTWARDLASMIQVSLVGYMSAGSFLGLQYFDLFYHLIVIAVILAAIVQREIKALAPETPRRPLPMDGLRPPFPVARVPPAAKPAGRPSGVVP; from the coding sequence ATGCGCGACATAATCGTCACGCTCGCCGTTTTCGGGTCCTTGCCGTTCATCCTCAGGCGGCCGTGGATAGGCATCCTGATGTGGTCGTGGCTCGGCTACATGAACCCTCACCGGCTGGCGTGGGGCTTTTCCACCTCGATGCCGTTCGCGCTCATCGTCGCGCTCACGACTTTCGGGGCGCTGCTGATGTCGCGCGAGAAGAAGGAAATCCTCTGGACGAGGGAGACGAAGCTCCTTCTCCTGTTCACCGGCTGGATGTTCGTCACCACCGCGTTCTCGATGTACCCGTGGATGGCCTGGACGCAGTGGGACAAGGTGTGGCGCATCATGCTCATGACCTTCGTGACCATGCTGGCCATCCGGGAGCGTGAGCACGTCCACTGGCTCGTCGTGGTGATCGTGGCATCGCTGGCGTTCTACGGCGTCAAGGGCGGGATCTTCGTGCTCACCGGCGGCAGCGCGCACAACGTCCGGGGGCCGGACGGTTCCTTCATCGCCGACCGGAATTCCGTCGGACTGGCGCTGCTCATGACGATTCCGCTCATCTGGTATGTGCGGCTCCAGGCGAAGCGGGTGTGGGAGCGCCAGATATTGATGGCCGCCGGTGCGCTCACGCTGATCGCCATCATCGGAACGCACTCGCGGGGGGCCCTGCTCGGACTGGGGGTCGTCGGCCTGTTCTTCATCATGAAGGCGAGAAACCGGTTCGGCATCCTCGTCGCGGTGATCCCCCTGATCCTGGTGCTGATGTTCGTCATGCCCCAGGAGTGGTTCGATCGGATGCACACCATCGAGACCTACGAGGACGATGCCTCGGCCCGGGGCCGGCTGTACGCCTGGGGCAATGCCATCGAACTGGCGAACATGAGCATCTTCGGCGGTGGATTCCGGGCGGTGACCGGCTACGGCGGCACGGATTCCCACAGCAACTGGTTCGGCGTTCTGGGCGAACAGGGATGGATAGGGCTGGTGATGTTCGTGCTGCTGCACCTCTTCACGTGGCGGACGGCATCGCGGGTCATCCGTGAAGTCAGGCCCTACAAGGAACTCACGTGGGCGCGCGATCTGGCGTCCATGATCCAGGTGAGCCTCGTCGGATACATGTCGGCCGGATCGTTCCTGGGGCTGCAGTACTTCGACCTCTTCTACCACCTCATCGTGATCGCGGTGATCCTGGCCGCAATCGTGCAGCGCGAGATAAAGGCGCTGGCGCCCGAAACGCCGCGCCGGCCCTTGCCGATGGACGGTCTGAGGCCGCCTTTCCCCGTGGCCCGGGTTCCGCCGGCCGCGAAGCCGGCGGGGCGGCCGTCAGGCGTTGTGCCGTAG
- a CDS encoding phenylacetate--CoA ligase family protein, whose translation MSSLYTRLVSGLIFPLHERLKHHDTVAVRRRLEDSQWWSRDRLAQLQARRLRELLQHARAHVPYYRDLFARTGFDPDAVTRVEDLQRLPFLGKPEIRANTEALKADDAQGLARFNTGGSSGEPLIFFIGNGRVTHDVAAKWRATRWWGVDIGDPEIVVWGSPIELTAQDRVRAIRDKLLRTELLPAFEMSGARLDGFVARIRERRPKMLFGYPSALSHIGLHAEQRGIRMDDLGIEVAFCTSERLYDHQREAIERIFGCPVANGYGSRDAGFIAHQCPSGSMHVTAEDVIVEIVDGEGRVLPPGQAGEIVVTHLATGDFPFIRYRTGDVAVMGAKSCACGRGLPVLEEIQGRATDFVVARDGTVMHGLALIYILRDLPQVAGFKIIQESLDRTRVQVVPAAGFDAGTTQRIQHGLAARLGEGVGIEVETVSAIPPEKSGKHRYVVSRVAVPGAPCAT comes from the coding sequence ATGTCCAGCCTCTACACCCGGCTCGTCTCGGGGCTGATCTTCCCGCTCCACGAGCGGCTCAAGCATCACGATACCGTCGCGGTGCGAAGGCGGCTCGAGGATTCGCAGTGGTGGAGCCGCGACCGGCTCGCGCAACTGCAGGCCCGGCGCCTGCGCGAACTGCTGCAGCATGCCCGCGCGCACGTGCCCTATTACCGCGATCTCTTCGCCCGCACCGGCTTCGATCCCGATGCCGTCACCCGCGTCGAGGACCTGCAGCGCCTGCCCTTCCTCGGCAAGCCCGAGATCCGCGCCAACACCGAGGCGCTCAAGGCGGACGACGCGCAGGGGCTGGCCCGCTTCAACACCGGCGGCTCCAGCGGCGAGCCGCTGATCTTCTTCATCGGCAACGGGCGCGTCACCCACGACGTGGCCGCCAAGTGGCGGGCCACCCGCTGGTGGGGCGTCGATATCGGCGACCCCGAAATCGTCGTCTGGGGCTCGCCGATCGAACTCACCGCGCAGGATCGCGTCCGCGCGATCCGCGACAAGCTGCTGCGCACCGAACTGCTGCCCGCCTTCGAGATGTCCGGGGCCAGGCTGGACGGCTTCGTCGCCCGCATCCGCGAGCGCCGGCCGAAGATGCTGTTCGGCTACCCGTCGGCGCTGTCGCACATCGGGCTTCACGCCGAGCAGCGCGGCATCCGCATGGACGACCTCGGAATCGAGGTCGCCTTCTGCACCTCGGAGCGGCTCTACGACCACCAGCGCGAGGCCATCGAGCGCATCTTCGGCTGCCCGGTGGCCAACGGCTACGGTTCGCGCGACGCGGGTTTCATCGCCCATCAGTGCCCCTCGGGCAGCATGCACGTCACGGCGGAGGACGTGATCGTCGAGATCGTCGACGGCGAGGGCAGGGTGCTGCCGCCCGGCCAGGCGGGCGAGATCGTCGTCACCCACCTCGCCACCGGCGACTTCCCCTTCATCCGCTACCGCACCGGCGACGTGGCGGTGATGGGGGCCAAAAGCTGCGCCTGCGGCCGCGGATTGCCGGTGCTCGAGGAGATCCAGGGCCGCGCCACCGATTTCGTCGTCGCCCGCGACGGCACGGTCATGCATGGCCTGGCGCTGATCTACATCCTGCGCGATCTGCCGCAGGTGGCGGGTTTCAAGATCATCCAGGAGAGCCTGGACCGCACCCGCGTGCAGGTCGTGCCCGCTGCCGGCTTCGACGCCGGCACGACGCAGCGCATCCAGCACGGCCTGGCGGCGCGGCTGGGCGAGGGCGTCGGCATCGAAGTCGAGACCGTGTCCGCCATCCCGCCGGAAAAATCGGGCAAGCACCGCTACGTGGTCAGCCGCGTGGCCGTGCCGGGGGCGCCATGCGCGACATAA
- the xrtA gene encoding exosortase A — MRAPPHHADFLESAGQSGGGGTVAAGDAARPAPAAAAASARNLHLAVLGLALAWLLFWYRDTLISIIDIWNRSDTYAHGYLVAPISLWLVWRHRTHIDGVPIAPSLLGVLAGAVAGFGWLLGELTSVASVSQFALVGMIISLIWAVMGTAVLRAYAFPIGFLVFLVPFGEFLFPTMMDWTTDFVIGALRLSGIPVYAEGRSLVIPSGNWQVVEGCSGVRYLIASVVVGSLYSYLNYRSLRRRLVFTAVSVVLPVLANWVRAWGIVMLGHFSGNKLATGVDHLVYGWVFFGIIMMLLFWIGARWQEDEAPAPVLPAGAAAEAGLARRSNAVWFALAVLAVLAWRPVLDELDRRGQHGPVQFAQAESRAGWQTVELSRLPEWTPSYSGMRGVHREAWAAGERPVGLYVGYYRDQKPGEELINSENRVLISKDPVWKMTSYGSRSAVLGDRPLSLRTTEMVSAHGRMIVWHAYWIGGRWTTNDYAAKAYLALTQLRGDGDDSAVVMVYAPYRENEHEAGVADLERFLAEMGPSIGSMLTQTMSR, encoded by the coding sequence GCGCCCCTCCCCATCACGCCGATTTTCTCGAATCCGCAGGCCAGTCCGGGGGCGGCGGCACGGTCGCCGCCGGCGATGCGGCCAGGCCCGCGCCGGCAGCGGCCGCCGCTTCCGCACGCAACCTGCACCTCGCCGTGCTCGGCCTGGCGCTCGCCTGGCTGCTGTTCTGGTACCGCGACACGCTGATCTCCATCATCGACATCTGGAACCGTTCCGATACCTATGCGCACGGTTACCTGGTGGCGCCGATTTCGCTGTGGCTGGTGTGGCGGCATCGCACGCACATCGACGGCGTGCCGATCGCCCCGTCGCTGCTGGGCGTGCTCGCCGGCGCGGTGGCCGGCTTCGGCTGGCTGCTGGGCGAACTCACCAGCGTCGCCAGCGTTTCGCAGTTCGCCCTGGTCGGCATGATCATCTCGCTGATCTGGGCGGTGATGGGCACCGCGGTGCTGCGCGCCTACGCCTTCCCGATCGGCTTCCTCGTCTTCCTCGTGCCCTTCGGCGAATTCCTGTTCCCGACCATGATGGACTGGACCACCGATTTCGTCATCGGCGCGCTGCGGTTGTCCGGCATCCCGGTGTATGCCGAAGGGCGCAGCCTCGTCATCCCGTCGGGCAACTGGCAGGTCGTCGAAGGCTGCAGCGGCGTGCGCTACCTGATCGCCTCGGTCGTGGTGGGCAGCCTGTATTCCTACCTCAACTACCGCTCGCTGAGGCGGCGGCTGGTCTTCACCGCGGTGTCGGTGGTGCTGCCGGTGCTCGCCAACTGGGTGCGCGCCTGGGGCATCGTCATGCTCGGCCACTTCAGCGGCAACAAGCTCGCCACCGGCGTGGATCACCTGGTCTATGGCTGGGTGTTCTTCGGCATCATCATGATGCTGCTGTTCTGGATCGGCGCGCGCTGGCAGGAAGACGAGGCACCCGCGCCGGTGCTGCCCGCCGGCGCGGCCGCCGAGGCCGGCCTGGCGCGCAGGTCGAACGCCGTCTGGTTCGCGCTGGCGGTGCTTGCGGTGCTGGCGTGGAGGCCGGTGCTCGATGAACTGGACCGCCGCGGCCAGCACGGGCCGGTGCAGTTCGCGCAGGCCGAATCCCGCGCGGGCTGGCAGACGGTCGAGCTTTCGCGCCTGCCCGAGTGGACGCCCAGCTATTCCGGCATGCGCGGCGTGCATCGCGAGGCGTGGGCGGCGGGCGAGCGTCCGGTCGGGCTCTACGTGGGCTACTACCGTGACCAGAAGCCGGGAGAGGAACTGATCAACTCCGAGAACCGCGTCCTCATCAGCAAGGACCCGGTCTGGAAGATGACCTCCTACGGCAGCCGCTCCGCGGTCCTCGGCGACCGGCCGCTGTCGCTGCGCACGACCGAGATGGTCAGCGCCCATGGCCGCATGATCGTCTGGCACGCCTACTGGATAGGCGGCCGCTGGACCACCAACGACTACGCCGCCAAGGCTTATCTCGCCCTCACGCAATTGCGCGGCGACGGCGACGATTCGGCGGTGGTGATGGTCTATGCGCCGTATCGCGAGAACGAGCACGAGGCCGGCGTCGCCGACCTCGAGCGCTTCCTCGCCGAGATGGGGCCGTCGATCGGCAGCATGCTCACGCAGACGATGTCGCGCTGA